One Thauera sp. K11 DNA window includes the following coding sequences:
- a CDS encoding Lon protease family protein, with amino-acid sequence MADLAPLPATALRASCDPARFDFDSTASLADHAGDLGQARAVEALHFGLAMGHSGYHVFVLGEPGSGKHATTFRLLRSRAAAEPVPPDLCYLHNFDEPLHPRLLMLPAGRGAVLRAQMQTFIRELGPAVEAALGSDTHSDRVEALQNNHKAREENTLRELGQACGAEGISLLQTPDGFVFAPSRDGEVLSSAAFEALPQQERDDIETRVAGWSDKLEDLLNEFPGWRKALRESIARAEQEALGPAVSHLLREVRERHADLPEVLSFLDAVSQDVLGYAVNGIPQDEEDEDTSEPEETMRFHRYQVKLLVDHAATQGAPVVFENNPGYGNLIGRIEHVVLQGVQVTHFNMIRAGALHRASGGYLVIDAERLLTQPFAWEGLKRSLRSGEIRIEPPAEAQGWSGALTLEPQAVPCAVKVVLIGDRELYYLLMENDPEFADLFKVAADFEDDLPRTPENEYEYARLMALLARGADLLPIDRSGVARLIEEGARLAEDAEKLSLNTRFLSDLMREADHHARMNGREATGRDEVEAALAARARRCSRYPLRVRESMLDGTTLISTAGERSGQINGLVVVELAGERFGYPVRITATVRLGEGDVVDIEREAELGGAIHSKGVMILSAFLASRYARHQPLSLSASLVFEQSYGMVEGDSASLAELCALLSALAQVPIRQRFAITGSVNQFGEVQVIGGVNEKVEGFFDLCKARGLDGSHAVVIPAASVRHLMLREDVVQAARDGLFHIHAIRTVDEAMTVLTGVPAGEPDAKGVIPRGTLNHKVATVLAEMAAARRAHEDAEGHKPLGHQHRQRHGAS; translated from the coding sequence ATGGCCGATCTTGCGCCGCTTCCTGCAACCGCCCTGCGCGCGAGTTGCGACCCGGCCCGCTTCGACTTCGATTCCACCGCCTCGCTGGCCGACCATGCGGGCGACCTCGGCCAGGCCCGCGCCGTGGAGGCGCTCCACTTCGGCCTGGCGATGGGCCACAGCGGCTATCACGTCTTCGTGCTCGGCGAGCCCGGAAGCGGCAAGCACGCCACCACCTTCCGCCTGCTGCGCTCCCGCGCCGCCGCCGAGCCGGTGCCGCCGGACCTGTGCTACCTGCACAACTTCGACGAACCGCTGCACCCGCGGCTGCTGATGCTGCCGGCGGGCCGCGGCGCCGTGCTGCGCGCGCAGATGCAGACCTTCATCCGCGAACTGGGCCCGGCGGTGGAAGCCGCCCTCGGCAGCGATACCCACAGCGACCGCGTGGAGGCGCTGCAGAACAACCACAAGGCGCGCGAAGAAAACACGCTGCGCGAACTCGGCCAGGCGTGCGGCGCCGAGGGCATCTCGCTGCTGCAGACGCCCGACGGCTTCGTGTTCGCGCCCTCGCGCGACGGCGAGGTGCTGTCGTCCGCAGCCTTCGAGGCCCTGCCGCAGCAGGAGCGCGACGACATCGAGACGCGCGTGGCCGGCTGGAGCGACAAGCTCGAAGACCTGCTGAACGAGTTTCCCGGCTGGCGCAAGGCGCTGCGCGAATCGATCGCCCGCGCCGAGCAGGAGGCGCTGGGCCCCGCGGTGTCGCACCTGCTGCGCGAGGTGCGCGAGCGCCATGCCGACCTGCCCGAGGTGCTGAGCTTTCTCGATGCCGTCAGCCAGGACGTGCTCGGCTACGCGGTCAACGGCATTCCGCAGGACGAGGAAGACGAGGACACCAGCGAGCCGGAGGAAACCATGCGTTTCCACCGCTACCAGGTCAAGCTGCTGGTCGACCACGCCGCCACGCAGGGCGCGCCGGTGGTGTTCGAGAACAACCCCGGCTACGGCAACCTGATCGGCCGCATCGAGCACGTGGTGCTGCAGGGCGTGCAGGTCACGCACTTCAACATGATCCGCGCCGGCGCGCTGCATCGCGCCAGCGGCGGATACCTCGTCATCGACGCCGAGCGCCTTCTGACGCAGCCCTTCGCCTGGGAGGGGCTCAAGCGCAGCCTGCGTTCCGGCGAGATCCGCATCGAGCCGCCTGCCGAAGCGCAGGGCTGGAGCGGCGCGCTCACCCTGGAACCGCAGGCCGTGCCGTGCGCGGTGAAGGTCGTGCTGATCGGCGACCGCGAACTCTACTACCTGCTGATGGAGAACGACCCCGAATTCGCCGACCTGTTCAAGGTGGCCGCCGATTTCGAGGACGACCTGCCGCGCACGCCGGAAAACGAATACGAGTACGCCCGCCTGATGGCACTGCTCGCGCGCGGCGCCGATCTCTTGCCGATCGACCGCAGCGGCGTGGCGCGGCTGATCGAGGAGGGTGCGCGGCTGGCCGAGGATGCCGAAAAGCTGTCTCTCAACACGCGCTTCCTGTCCGACCTGATGCGGGAGGCGGACCATCACGCCCGCATGAACGGCCGCGAGGCGACGGGGCGCGACGAGGTCGAGGCGGCGCTCGCCGCGCGCGCGCGGCGCTGCAGCCGCTACCCGCTGCGCGTGCGCGAATCCATGCTCGACGGCACGACGCTCATCTCGACCGCCGGCGAGCGTTCGGGCCAGATCAACGGCCTGGTGGTGGTGGAACTGGCCGGCGAGCGCTTCGGTTATCCGGTGCGCATCACGGCGACGGTGCGCCTGGGCGAGGGCGACGTGGTCGACATCGAGCGCGAGGCCGAACTGGGCGGCGCGATCCACTCCAAGGGCGTGATGATCCTGTCCGCCTTCCTCGCCTCCCGCTATGCGCGGCACCAGCCGCTGTCGCTGTCGGCCAGCCTGGTCTTCGAGCAGTCCTACGGCATGGTGGAGGGCGATTCCGCCTCGCTCGCGGAACTGTGCGCGCTGCTGTCGGCGCTCGCCCAGGTGCCGATCCGGCAGCGCTTCGCGATCACCGGGTCGGTGAACCAGTTCGGCGAGGTCCAGGTGATCGGCGGCGTGAACGAGAAGGTCGAGGGCTTCTTCGACCTGTGCAAGGCGCGCGGGCTGGACGGCAGCCACGCGGTGGTGATCCCGGCGGCAAGCGTGCGCCACCTGATGCTGCGCGAGGACGTGGTGCAGGCGGCGCGCGACGGCCTGTTCCACATCCATGCCATCCGCACGGTGGACGAGGCGATGACGGTGCTGACCGGCGTGCCCGCCGGCGAGCCCGATGCCAAGGGCGTGATCCCGCGCGGCACGTTGAACCACAAGGTGGCGACGGTGCTCGCGGAGATGGCCGCGGCACGGCGCGCCCACGAAGACGCCGAGGGACACAAGCCGCTCGGCCACCAGCACCGGCAGCGCCACGGCGCGTCGTGA
- a CDS encoding amino acid aminotransferase, producing MSASIFAAVEMAPRDPILGLNESFAADARSEKVNLGVGVYYDDNGKIPLLAAVRTAEKARLEAAPARGYQPIEGPAAYNGAVQNLLFGTDSALLADGKVVTAQALGGTGALKIGADYIRRLLPGATVYISDPSWENHRALFEAAGFPVENYPYYEAGTRGVNFAGMKARLDTLQPGSVVVLHACCHNPTGADLSDAQWNEVVEVCRARGLVPFLDMAYQGFADGIEPDAVAVRAFSASGLQFFISSSFSKSFSLYGERVGALSIVTAGKDESARVLSQLKRVIRTNYSNPPTHGGAIVAAVLNSAELRQMWEDELGGMRDRIRAMRTGLVEQLKAEGVAQDFSFVVKQRGMFSYTGLSAAQVESLKSDFGIYAVSTGRICLAALNSKNIGYVAKAIAQVVKA from the coding sequence ATGTCCGCTTCGATCTTCGCCGCCGTCGAGATGGCGCCCCGTGACCCGATCCTCGGCCTGAACGAGTCCTTTGCCGCCGACGCCCGCAGCGAGAAGGTCAACCTCGGCGTGGGCGTGTATTACGACGACAACGGCAAGATCCCGCTGCTCGCCGCGGTGCGCACCGCCGAGAAGGCCCGCCTCGAGGCCGCCCCGGCGCGCGGCTACCAGCCGATCGAAGGCCCCGCCGCCTACAACGGCGCGGTGCAGAACCTGCTGTTCGGCACGGACTCCGCCCTCCTCGCCGACGGCAAGGTCGTCACCGCGCAGGCGCTCGGCGGCACCGGCGCGCTGAAGATCGGCGCCGACTACATCAGGCGCCTGCTGCCGGGCGCCACGGTGTACATCTCCGACCCGAGCTGGGAAAACCACCGCGCGCTGTTCGAGGCCGCCGGCTTCCCGGTGGAAAACTACCCCTATTACGAAGCCGGGACGCGCGGCGTGAACTTCGCCGGCATGAAGGCCAGGCTCGACACGCTGCAGCCCGGCTCGGTCGTCGTCCTCCACGCCTGCTGCCACAACCCCACCGGCGCCGACCTCAGCGACGCGCAGTGGAACGAGGTGGTCGAGGTCTGCCGCGCCCGCGGCCTCGTGCCCTTCCTCGACATGGCCTACCAGGGCTTTGCCGACGGCATCGAGCCCGACGCCGTCGCGGTCCGCGCCTTCTCGGCCAGCGGCCTGCAGTTCTTCATCTCCAGCTCGTTCTCGAAGAGCTTCTCGCTGTACGGCGAGCGCGTCGGCGCGCTGTCGATCGTCACCGCCGGCAAGGACGAATCCGCCCGCGTGCTGTCGCAGCTCAAGCGCGTGATCCGCACCAACTACTCCAACCCGCCGACCCATGGCGGCGCGATCGTCGCGGCGGTGCTCAACTCCGCCGAACTGCGCCAGATGTGGGAAGACGAACTGGGCGGCATGCGCGACCGCATCCGCGCCATGCGCACCGGCCTGGTCGAGCAACTGAAGGCCGAGGGCGTGGCGCAGGATTTCTCCTTCGTCGTCAAGCAGCGCGGCATGTTCTCCTACACCGGCCTCAGCGCCGCGCAGGTCGAGTCGCTGAAGAGCGACTTCGGCATCTACGCGGTGTCGACCGGCCGCATCTGCCTCGCCGCGCTGAATTCGAAGAACATCGGCTACGTGGCGAAGGCGATCGCGCAGGTCGTGAAGGCTTGA
- the uvrB gene encoding excinuclease ABC subunit UvrB produces MASQGSSEAKTPDDAPGGSGEVLTFDGSPFRLHQPFPPAGDQPEAIRLLCEGIGDGLLFQTLLGATGSGKTYTMANVIARMGRPALVLAPNKTLAAQLYAEFREFLPENAVEYFVSYYDYYQPEAYVPSRDLFIEKDSSINEHIEQMRLSATKSLMERRDVVIVATVSCIYGIGDPVDYHAMILHLREGERMAHRDLIQRLVAMQYTRADIDFRRGTFRVRGDVIDVFPAENAELAVRIEMFDDEIEHLTLFDPLTGHLKHRLARFTVYPSSHYVTPRATVLKALEAIKEELRERIALFQREGKLVEAQRLEQRTRFDIEMLNEMGFCKGIENYSRHLSGRAAGEPPPTLIDYLPPDALLFVDESHVAIGQVGGMYKGDRSRKENLVGYGFRLPSALDNRPLKFDEFERLMPQTIFVSATPADYEARHQGQVVEQVVRPTGLVDPLVEVRPAMTQVDDLLSEIKNRLAVQERVLVTVLTKRMAEDLTDYLADNGIRVRYLHSDIDTVERVEIIRDLRLGEFDVLVGINLLREGLDIPEVSLVAILDADKEGFLRSERSLIQTIGRAARHLHGTAILYADRITDSMKAAIGETERRRQKQIAHNEAHGIVPKSVTKRIKDIIDGVYDADGAKRDAARVAGKEADYATMDEKALARAIKRLEKEMQEHARNLEFEKAAAARDELFRLRQRAFGADQHGSV; encoded by the coding sequence ATGGCGAGTCAAGGCAGTAGCGAGGCGAAGACCCCCGATGATGCACCCGGAGGCAGCGGAGAGGTGCTGACGTTCGACGGCAGTCCGTTCCGCCTGCACCAGCCCTTTCCGCCTGCCGGCGACCAGCCGGAGGCCATCCGCCTGCTGTGCGAGGGGATCGGGGACGGGCTGCTGTTCCAGACCCTGCTCGGGGCCACCGGTTCGGGCAAGACCTACACCATGGCCAACGTCATCGCCCGCATGGGGCGGCCGGCGCTGGTGCTGGCGCCGAACAAGACGCTGGCGGCGCAGTTGTACGCGGAGTTCAGGGAGTTCCTGCCGGAGAATGCGGTCGAGTACTTCGTCAGCTACTACGACTACTACCAGCCCGAAGCCTACGTGCCGTCGCGCGACCTGTTCATCGAGAAGGACTCGTCGATCAACGAGCACATCGAGCAGATGCGGCTGTCGGCGACGAAGAGCCTGATGGAGCGGCGCGACGTGGTGATCGTCGCCACCGTGTCGTGCATCTACGGCATCGGCGACCCGGTCGATTACCACGCGATGATCCTGCACCTGCGCGAAGGTGAGCGCATGGCGCACCGCGACCTGATCCAGCGCCTGGTGGCGATGCAGTACACCCGCGCCGACATCGACTTCCGCCGCGGCACCTTCCGCGTGCGCGGCGACGTGATCGACGTGTTCCCGGCGGAAAATGCCGAACTGGCGGTGCGCATCGAGATGTTCGACGACGAGATCGAACACCTGACGCTGTTCGATCCGCTCACCGGCCACCTCAAGCACCGGCTCGCGCGCTTCACCGTGTATCCGTCCAGCCACTACGTGACGCCGCGCGCCACCGTGCTGAAGGCGCTCGAGGCGATCAAGGAGGAACTGCGCGAGCGCATCGCTCTCTTCCAGCGCGAAGGCAAGCTGGTGGAGGCGCAGCGCCTGGAGCAGCGCACCCGCTTCGACATCGAGATGCTCAACGAGATGGGCTTCTGCAAGGGCATCGAGAACTATTCCCGCCATCTTTCCGGCCGCGCTGCGGGCGAGCCGCCGCCGACGCTGATCGACTATCTGCCGCCGGACGCGCTGCTGTTCGTCGACGAATCCCACGTCGCCATCGGCCAGGTCGGCGGCATGTACAAGGGCGACCGCTCGCGCAAGGAAAACCTCGTCGGCTACGGCTTTCGCCTGCCGTCGGCGCTAGACAACCGGCCGCTGAAGTTCGACGAGTTCGAGCGCCTGATGCCGCAGACCATCTTCGTGTCGGCCACGCCGGCCGACTACGAGGCCCGGCACCAGGGGCAGGTCGTGGAACAGGTGGTGCGTCCGACCGGGCTGGTCGATCCGCTCGTCGAGGTGCGGCCGGCGATGACCCAGGTCGACGACTTGCTGTCGGAGATCAAGAATCGCCTGGCGGTGCAGGAGCGGGTGCTGGTCACGGTGCTGACCAAGCGCATGGCCGAAGACCTCACCGACTATCTCGCCGACAACGGCATCCGCGTGCGCTACCTGCATTCGGACATCGATACCGTGGAGCGGGTGGAGATCATCCGCGACCTGCGCCTGGGCGAATTCGACGTGCTGGTGGGCATCAATCTGCTGCGCGAGGGGCTGGACATTCCCGAAGTCTCGCTGGTGGCGATCCTCGATGCGGACAAGGAGGGCTTCCTGCGCTCCGAACGCTCGCTGATCCAGACCATCGGCCGCGCGGCGCGCCACCTGCACGGCACTGCCATCCTGTACGCGGATCGCATCACCGATTCGATGAAGGCGGCGATCGGCGAGACCGAGCGCCGCCGCCAGAAGCAGATCGCCCACAACGAGGCGCATGGCATCGTGCCGAAGTCGGTGACCAAGCGGATCAAGGACATCATCGACGGCGTCTACGACGCCGACGGCGCGAAGCGCGATGCCGCGCGCGTGGCCGGCAAGGAAGCCGACTATGCGACGATGGACGAAAAGGCGCTGGCGCGGGCGATCAAGCGTCTCGAGAAGGAGATGCAGGAGCACGCCCGCAACCTGGAATTCGAGAAGGCCGCTGCGGCGCGCGACGAGCTGTTCAGGCTGCGTCAGCGCGCATTTGGCGCAGACCAGCACGGCAGTGTCTGA
- a CDS encoding low molecular weight protein-tyrosine-phosphatase: MTRVLFVCTGNICRSPTAEGVARHFIDVGGYRDRIEVDSAGTNGYHAGEAPDPRTQKAALRRGYDLSALRARKIEALDFARFDLVLAMDRGHLDIMRRTCPEFYRGRLGLFMEYARNREFDEVPDPYYGGPTGFDAVLDMCEDAIQGLLESIARRG; the protein is encoded by the coding sequence ATGACGAGAGTGCTCTTCGTATGCACGGGTAACATCTGCCGTTCGCCGACCGCGGAAGGGGTGGCACGCCACTTCATCGACGTGGGCGGCTACCGCGACCGCATCGAGGTCGATTCGGCAGGGACCAACGGCTACCATGCCGGCGAGGCGCCCGATCCGCGCACGCAGAAGGCGGCGCTCCGGCGCGGCTACGATCTGTCGGCGCTGCGCGCGCGCAAGATCGAGGCGCTCGATTTCGCGCGCTTCGACCTGGTGCTGGCGATGGACCGCGGGCATCTCGACATCATGCGGCGCACCTGCCCGGAGTTTTACAGGGGGCGTCTCGGGCTGTTCATGGAGTATGCCCGCAACCGTGAGTTCGACGAGGTCCCCGACCCTTACTACGGCGGGCCGACGGGCTTCGACGCGGTGCTCGACATGTGCGAGGACGCGATCCAGGGCTTGCTGGAGTCGATCGCGCGGCGCGGCTGA